In the genome of Vicia villosa cultivar HV-30 ecotype Madison, WI unplaced genomic scaffold, Vvil1.0 ctg.000351F_1_1, whole genome shotgun sequence, one region contains:
- the LOC131627164 gene encoding uncharacterized protein LOC131627164: MMLYTALDVASHPDTRQLAGYLSLLQIYEHFPKKSERKIQHVAASDPCAKRWKAKQAIPGGLIEYKRRIDALTLDDVIWTPYTAHCPHRPFEAHAGGIDQWFQSHIINSPHEIIDIAIKVQEPGQCEDGYLEWFHSMSHPRVIPHATSSDVPESSATRNSSDPPPLSPPLAGDQDSRLKYITVHLDSLMSLVNPDCEVHTILARLADVSRGGPM; encoded by the exons ATGATGTTGTACACCGCGCTTGATGTTGCATCTCATCCTGACACCAGACAACTTGCTGGTTACCTGAGCTTGTTACAG ATCTACGAGCACTTCCCTAAAAAAAGTGAGCGTAAGATCCAGCATGTTGCGGCTTCTGACCCATGCGCGAAGAGGTGGAAGGCCAAACAGGCCATTCCAGGAGGGTTGATAGAGTACAAAAGGAGGATAGATGCTCTGACCTTGGATGATGTCATCTGGACACCGTATACAGCTCACTGCCCTCATCGTCCTTTTGAG GCTCATGCTGGTGGCATTGATCAATGGTTTCAGAGTCACATCATCAACTCCCCCCATGAGATCATTGATATAGCCATTAAGGTTCAGGAGCCTGGGCAGTGCGAGGATGGATACTTGGAGTGGTTCCACAGTATGTCACACCCTAGGGTCATACCACATGCCACATCATCTGATGTTCCAGAGTCTTCAGCTACCAGGAATTCATCCGATCCACCACCACTATCTCCACCTCTAGCAGGTGACCAGGACAGCCGCCTAAAGTACATCACCGTTCACTTAGATAGCCTCATGAGTTTGGTGAACCCTGATTGTGAGGTTCATACTATTTTAGCTAGGTTGGCCGATGTTTCCCGTGGAGGGCCTATGTAG
- the LOC131627165 gene encoding uncharacterized protein LOC131627165, giving the protein MRETTNRAGAVARADDEAQASELRVGRLPPIGSNRKQRNEQQAVAGFCVPRHWTGRVSTTVEEPVAEDQVAKEQVVDEPVVQVVVEPVVQEVQQTVVQDQVVQERVVQDIDTTTCPSTEPSVRTDGGFPGGPSERSVLTRYADHVAYRIWHGEVASHGSKLKNFPESRMPEQVRRIVEDFHLMDFTGCSLTMLDASLLSAFVERRHPKTSSFHLPFGEMTVTLDDVDALFHIPIAGTFFTPVYRD; this is encoded by the exons ATGCGAGAGACCACTAATAGAGCAGGTGCAGTTGCTCGAGCTGATGATGAGGCGCAGGCCTCAGAGCTACGTGTTGGACGCCTTCCTCCAATCGGTTCTAACCGGAAACAAAGGAATGAGCAGCAGGCGGTGGCGGGGTTCTGCGTACCTCGCCACTGGACTGGTAGAGTATCCACTACAGTGGAGGAGCCG GTGGCTGAGGATCAAGTGGCTAAGGAGCAAGTGGTTGATGAGCCGGTGGTTCAGGTGGTTGTTGAGCCGGTGGTCCAGGAGGTTCAGCAGACGGTGGTTCAGGATCAGGTGGTTCAGGAGCGGGTCGTTCAGGATATAGACACTACCACTTGTCCATCTACGGAGCCATCAGTACGCACAGATGGAGGTTTCCCTGGAGGACCTTCTGAGAGGTCCGTGTTGACGAGATACGCTGACCATGTCGCTTATAGGATATGGCATGGCGAG GTCGCTTCTCATGGGTCAAAGTTGAAGAACTTCCCCGAGAGTCGGATGCCTGAGCAGGTGAGGAGGATAGTTGAGGATTTCCATCTGATGGACTTTACTGGATGCTCCTTGACGATGTTGGATGCCTCCTTATTATCAGCTTTTGTTGAGAGGCGACACCCgaagacatcatctttccatCTTCCATTTGGGGAGATGACGGTGACTTTAGATGATGTGGATGCACTCTTTCACATTCCAATTGCTGGTACATTTTTCACACCAGTTTATAGGGACTAG